Genomic DNA from Triticum dicoccoides isolate Atlit2015 ecotype Zavitan chromosome 4B, WEW_v2.0, whole genome shotgun sequence:
CTATGTCCGTAAAAGTTTGTACTGTGTATGTCAGTTGAACTATGTAATGCTTATGTCGTGGATCTAAGTTATGTTATATGTCACGAATTTGAGACCGTTTATTTACGAGTTTCCAAAAAGTTTGTTCTAATTTGGGATTTGTCATGGATCTAAGTTTTGGCCATATCCAGAAAGGTGGAATTGCTGTGGCTCATCTAGCCTGTACAGAAACTTCAACATAACAGCAAAACGTAAGGATGACAGCATAACAGCAAGGATGACAGCAAAACTAAGCATAAGAGCAAAAATGACAGCAAAACTAAGCAATATTTCCAGGATGGCAGCAATAAGGTACCATAGTTCACGCCATCATAGCAACACAACAACATGAAGGTAGCAAAGTGCACTCCATAAGTGCAAATTAAACACAAGTCCGGGTAGCAAAGTTCACGCCACTTCTAAAGTTCACGAATCAAACATAACAAAGTTCACGAATCAAACATAACAAAGTTCGCGAGAATCTAGTATTAACTAATTCACTTCTTCCTTCCTCTTTTGCTGCGCGGCGTGCGTTGTGTGGGCTGTGATGGCTCAGGCACATCATCCATTTGGGACATCCCAAGCACCTCCTCTTCGtcttgattgtactcctcttcatctTGCCGCGCTTCCTCTTGCTCTGGCTCTTCTTGCAGTTGCTGCTCTTGTTGTTCCTGTTGCAAGACAAGACGACGACGCCGTCTATTGTCCCGGCTAGTAGAAGCTCCAGCCGTGAGGACGGCTTTACTTCCATGGCAAGAGAGCATAGCTGCCATCTTGTGGAATCGACTCACGAAACTCTGCAACATAACAAAGATGCAATACTAGACTAAGTCAAAAGTGTGCAAAGATGGAGGTTTTTGAATAGAGGTAACATATACCTTCATTGTTTTCCTAAGAGATTTCTCAGATGATCCACTTCCCTCATCTTCACCAAGTGCTACACCAGCCTCGTTAACACAATGCAATAACTCCATGCCCTGCAAAATGAAGATCACGAAAATTATCTTTGAAGTACATTTAAATGCACTCGAAGTAGGTTCTAATTGTGTGGAGCATACCACTCGGTCGTGTAGTTGTGCATAGTCAAGTTGTGTCCCTTCGTTGTCTCTCGTTTGTACATTGAAGTCCATATACCCGCTCTCACGATCCAACTCTTCCAATTCCGAACGGTTCCAACCGGGCTTTAGCTTCAACCGGTAACGTCCCGCAAGCCACTTCATATGCTCTTCGTATACTGAATCACTATGTTGTCTTCTTTCCTTCACCACTAGGGCCACTCTTTGATTCCACAAATCTATCCACTCGGAGTGCTTGATGGCCCAAGTCGAAGTTTCCGGGTTATTCTTTCGACTAATTCTGCAAATTATGTACAAGATGAAAGCATTAGCAAGAAATGTATTTCATAATGCTCTACTATATATCCAAAGCTACAACTATCTCACAGATGCAGAAATTGGCTTGTCTCGAAACTCTCATCCCTTGGTGTCCCTTGCCTTCTCCCAAATTGTCTTGCGACACGGTCTGGGTAGTGCCACTCGACATCATAGAAGCATATCAGTGGGCATCTCGCCCGCCAAATATTCCTGTCACGTGTGCACATCTCGTTCAGCCGGAAAGCATAATCGGCATCATATGGCATCCAATCGACCTACAACACAAGATGATACTAGTTAAGTACACGGTTCCATCACAATTGATGTGCTCTTACGTAAGTTATCATTACCTGCTTATGAGTCAACATATCCAGCTCGTTGATGTAGCATTTGTATCGCGCAACCGAGCTGCCTGTGTACACATTCGCCATCTTCCAACAGTAGGCGACAGTCGGAAACCGCCAAGGATCTTCTCCATACCTCCCGTCATGTGCGACCCATCCTTCAGGAGGTGTCTTGTTTTTCTCGGGGCGCCCAACGGGCATCCGCTCCCACATCCAAACCTGAAGGCACCAAACAAAGCCACCCATACCAGATGTGCCCTTCTTCCTACGACATGCCTCGTCGAGCTGCAAATTCAGAAATTGTTGATAAGAGGTCCGCGAAATTGCAAATGCAAACAAATTGACAATTTGGTTACTAATTACCTGACGATATAAGTATGCTAGTGCTCCTGAACCCCAACTGTACTTACGGTCCCAGTCACTTAGTAGGTCCAAGAATATCCACTGGGCTTTATTACCGGTAGAATCTGGAAACACTACCCTCGTTAACAGATACCACAGATATGCTCGGGCGTGCTGCTGCACAACAACCACATTGGCGTCCGGATGGCATACTACTCCTCTCTCCCCTCGGAGCCAATGATGCAACACTTTCTCACTGTCACGCTCGCCTTCTACAGGAGGCTCGGGGAAAACACCTGTCAATTGGCCAACACGATCTCGCCAATTAGCACTTACGGTGGTGCCGGTCAAAGCTTCTCCATTGATTGGAAGGCCACTGATCATCGCCATGTCCTCCAAGGTCACGGTCATCTCTCCACATGACAAGTGGAAGAGTGTGTCTCTGGCCTCCAACGGTCAATAAGTGTGGTCATCGCCCCATGGTTGATCGACGGAGCGTGTCGCTTGAACTGAAGCACGAACGGGAGAAGGCCCAATCTCTCAAAGTATGGCTCATACCGCTCGTCGCACGGCCAGTCGTGGGTACTatgacccctcatgcgcatagGTGTTAGTTCCTGCAAAATAGCATTGCATTATGGTTAGTGCCTGCCTAGCAAAACTGACAAGTAATAACCAAGAATTCAAATAGATTGAGTCTTACCCCGTTATTCTCAATGTCCCGCGCACGATGCTCTTTGTCGTACCCTTTATGAAGACTGTCCTACCACCGTTCCCCCGCCATCCTACAAATCAAGCATGAACAAATGAAACATACATAACACTATATAACATCCTACATATCATATATTTGGCATAACAACATCAACATAAATGCATATCTCAATGGCAACATAACAAAACCTGTTTATCTATATATGACAAAATCTGAATGCATGGGGCAACATATCTCAATGTCAAGATAACAAGACCAATTATCTATATATGACAAAATTTCAATGGCAACACAACATAACAAAGTCTCAATATAACATCCTAATTATATGACCATATCTCAATGAGAATCAAGCATACAAAATACACAAATATGTTAGAATTAGATTTCAAGCAATCATCTATCTAAATCCATATACATAGCAACTAAAATTAAAATGCCCAACCCTATCACAAATGCCTTCTCTTCCCAATCCTACCATATAAACACATGCCAACTCTTCTAAAGTATACAACATACCTACATGACCAAGCCATGGGCTCCCTTTTCTCAAAAAAGTGCAAAGAATACGAATCCTAGGGTTCTAACAAGTATGAATTAATGCTGCCAAAATACAAGTTTTGAACCCAAAATAATCGGAGGATCTGGTGGAGAATACCTCAAGGAAGATGGGGAGGTTCAGATCCACACTTTTGATGAAGAGAATAAGTGATTTGGGGTTGATTTGGGTGAGGGGAAGAGAGAAGCGGAGCTTCTGTAGCCGCCGccgcgaggaggaagacgcctctgcgtCTGGATGGGTTGGGCTGCACCCGAGCCGGCTCGGGCCGGTTTTCTGCTCTCCAGGGGTAAACGCCAAGGGCCATGGCGTTTACCCCTTTGCCACGTCGGACGGTCAAACTGCTGACCAGGGAGGTGGGCCAGTGCCAAACGCCAGGGTCCGCGGCGTCTTCAGTGCAAGCAGAACGCCATGGATGTTGGCGTCTCGGTTTGGGTCAGATACGAAAAAAGTTTCAAAAGCGGGTCAAATCGTGCTAAAGTTTGCCAGATGGGTCAAAACAGTGGGGAAAAAAAACCTGAGCATATGCGCATATGTTTCCTTCCTTCCACGGGAAAATCATGCAGCAGAGACTAGTGCAGCgcccggtgtgtgtgtgtgtgtgtagagagAGACACAGTACCACCACCAACCATGATGCCATGGGGAATGCAAGCCCTGCCACGCCCCCATATCCATATGGTGTGACGCATCATGCACCGGCCCTCCTTGCCCCTGCTCGAAGAAAGAAAGGCGATGCGTGCAGCCACCGCAGGCGCAGGCGCAGCGCAGTGATGCAGGTGCCACACATCCCCTACCTCTCTCCCCCGTGAATAATTCGGCCATGTCTGCCTTCGACACCGGGCGAGGGGGAGGAGGGAGGGGTGCTTCGTGCGGTGCGTGGGGCCTGCCGGCGGACCGGGAGTAATGGGGTGACGACAGCCTGTGGTAATGGCATTGGCATTGGCAAGGCCCCACTGTGCAGTGCAGCAGCAGAACTGTATATGTGTCTGTTAAACAAATCTTGTGTTGTGCTTGTGCCCTTCCTTGTTCGACAGACAGAAAAAGATCGACAAGCGAGCATATCCGAAAGCTCACGGTCGTTGTAGCGAGAGATGGTATGGCATGGTATGCTTGTTTTTGTTTGTCGTGGATCCAAGCTCCATAAAAGGAAAATGCTCCTTTGCCCTATCATGCAGGCCAAAGTACAGTATATCGTTGGGAAGTCTCAATACTGTCATACATAGACGACGCAAAAACTAGAGAAACAGGTCAGAGTTTTTTTTCGGCGACTAAAGTCTAAAGGTCAGAGGTACAAACGAGCCCATCGTCAAAGTTGCGCTCTTGCTGCCAAACATGTCGTGGCATATCTTGGACTACATAAAAACACCAATAGTCTTGGTGAGGCGCATGGATCAAAGATGAACAGTACACTTGACTTAACCATATATCCTTGACTGCATTGTGAACACAGCGAGCAGACCGCGTCAAACAATCGATACGCAAGGCCCAAGGCCCCATGGCAGCCGCGAATATCATGAACATCATGGACACCCGGGCCTCCTCTCCCCTGTATACACACCTCGCTCTCGAAATGATTTGACCGCAAGTAACCTCCCCAATCGATGGCATATCTTGGCTTCAGAAGCAACACGATTGCACCGGATACCCACAGAGATCATCATGATGCGTGGCTGGTGCCTTTGGATCTGCTTACTGTCTACTACCGTATTATTACAATGAGTAAAAGCCAGGGGCAAAAAACTGCATGCATGGAGAAAGAGAGGCGTAGATTCTACTACTACTGCTGCTACTTGACTATGCACGATGTGGAGTGGTAATCACAGCCTTCGTACACCACTAGCCCCGGCCGCCCGAGCTCCCCCTCCTGGAAACAGGCGCACCGCTGGCTCACCTGCCCCGTCAGAGCTATGTCGCCCGGCCTCCTCACTAACCTTGGGTACCCTGTCTCGCACCAAACCTGCACGCCAGTAATAACAAAACCTTCAGAAACCGTCAGGTTTAACCAAGGGTTAACCAAATGCGATGTTGTTCCAAACTACGTACTTCCTTCAGACACTGCTGTGGGGGTAACTGACACATTCTAGTTCAACTCTGTACTCCGTGTTATGTGGAAATGCTTCAGCCAGTAATAAATTCGACCGATGACACCATGATATGCTCATATCGAATTTATGGGCCTAGCAAGCCCCCAGGGAAGACAAAGCTACTAAGGTTCTACATCTACATATACTACTAACGAATTTATGGGCCTATCACTAGCAGGCCCCCCAGGAAAGCCACAAGTCATAGGTTCCACATCTACCGAGGAGCACCGGCATACTAGGTTCAGCAAGTGTCCACTGCCAAGCAGCCATCGAAGATATGGTCGCTACAGTGGGACAGTAGCCCCACAGGCACTGGGTTTTGTGAGCAGTGTCAACATGTTGCACAAAGTCGTTTGTTAATTCTCATCAATACAAGTGATTTCTTGTGCTATTTCATTTGCTATATATTGCCACATGACTCATCTTGGAGCCAGCTTGCTGAAACTCGACCATTGTCAGGCCGAGCAATGGTTGTTACACTATGACCTATGAGGTTAGTACAAAACCGTCACTCGTGGCGAATGCCAGGAGCAACTGACCCGAAATGGATTCCTGGAAGGTTACCCGCAAGAGTCATAATAAGCCCTAAATCACTACTGCCCTACCACTACCAGGTGCAATATGTTTGTATGCAGAACTGCCGGCAGCCCGGCACTTAGCAGTTAGCATGCTCCCGCTAATGCAAATTCCATGAATTTAGGTCAGAACCAAATTATTCACGAGCCATTTAAGAAATATTGAGTACACTGAGAGCAGCAGCGATAGAAATGAGTTGAATGGGTTGCTTACTTCTCCACCCTCTGCTTCGCTCCATTTTGAATTACAGCTGGGTATTTTATCTTCCTCCCTCTTCTGCTTCTCAAGAAGCTGAGCACCTCTTTTTGCCTTCATCTCCACACCCTTCAGATATTTTGTAGGATTGCCCTCGCTGTCGTAGTAGCGTCCAACAATTTTACCAGCAAATCTGCAATATATGTTTAGGATATTACCAAGGATACATCATATACCAGGTAAGCTTTTATCAAATGATCCACAACAAAATAACATGTTTCACATTGCACGGGCATATAGGTACTAACATAAGCAAAACAACATGAGTAACAGGTTTTAGAAAAAAAAACGTTCAAACATTGAACATAATAGAGATCAGATGATTCTCTCATACTTTAGAATGGAAGGAAAATAACAACGGATGCAGATGATGCCATCTTAAATGAACTATTCATATCCAGCAAGCAACaatacaaaataaaaacaaactTTTTTTTAGAGCAATAAAAATAAACTTTGATCAACCAGCAATGAAAAAAACTCACATGTATCTCTCAACGTAAAATTTCCTCCAGTCAACAATGCTATTTACCTGAATAAAAGTGAAAACCCTATAAGATTAAACAATTCAGCAACAAGGAAGGGAACACCTCTAGAATAAAATAAATATGTTTGTTAGAATGTCTGTTATGTTCAGTACTTCAGTCAGTGTACCAAGTTACCGGCCTTCATCAGTACTACTCAATAAAATATAACACACGACTAAGATTGTAGCGACCTGCCGATCTTTTCATTATTCACTCAGTAATTCAGCGTTGACATACATATTTTCTACACATTGGCACCTATGAGCTACTTTCATGCAATGACAAGTAAGAAGAAAGATCCAACTATTAATAACATCAACATAAGAAACAGGTTCAGTAACTGACTAAGTAGTATGTTGAAATTTGAAGCAAAAGGCCTTAAACTCCATTGTACGCATTATAATTGAAGTTGTTAATATTCTTAACCATCTAGTACTTCTTAACTATACTAATACTAATCATCTTTATCTTTGATCATCTAGCTCTAAAGATAAATTTTAAGTTGTACAAATATTATGAATAAATAATTGGTAGTGCATGCTTGACTGTAGTTGTTCTCTAACAACATCACTCTGATAATCTTAGCTCAGTAGCTCTACAGAGAAGTTGTAAGCCATACAGACATTATGAATACAATTAAATCATTGGTAAGATATGCTTGTACCTCCATGCTAGATAAACCCTGCAAAGAATCTGTCAGCCCATCACCTGTTGAAGCACAAAAGTGGTTATTCTATGAGTGAAGTGCATcataggtcctcgaactatttTAGAGGTGTCACGTAGGtcctcaaactatgaaaatcaTTATCCAGGTCCTCAAAGTGCAATATAAGTGTCATCCTGGTCCTCAAACTATTTCAAATGTGTCATGTAGGTCCTTGAACTATTTCGGAGGTGTCACATATGTACCCACTTATTACACTTCAAGAATTTTAAAGGACGTAGATGACACTTTTCATAGTTTAAGGACCTACATGACACCTTCAAAATAGTTCGAGGACCTAGAATGCACTTCACTCTTATTCTATTGCCAGTTCATATGAACTTTGTCACTATGatggttttcttttatttttgatgGATGTACACAACAATTACCGCCAGTGACAGTTCAAACATATTAAAAAGGAACAGTGTGAAAGTGCATCCTATTTGGCAATTCGATACGGGTAGCTGAAATTTAGTTGGCTGACAAGAAAATAAATAAGGAAAAAAGTAAATTCCATGTTATCTACGACTGCAGTGATATCACCGCCACCTCTCTTCACTATACAGAGGCTGAATCAACTAacataattttatgattttttttcttgatTCAGTACTCTTATGTGTTGATTTTCAACCAAACCTCCCTATTGATTTTATGATTATTTAGCTACTGATCCAAGCCCTTCTATCCCAGCTTGGATCCAAATGTCATATCTCAAGGATTCAAATACATTAACCTGATATGCGACTTATTTTCCTCATTTTTGTCCCCAGCAGGCCACTCCTGATTTAAAAAGTCAGGTAAATTTAACCACCTTGAGCAGCTTTCTAGGTAGTTGAGATAGAATGGTGTACTAGACAGTTAAGACAAGCACGGGTTCTGAAGAGACGATACATATGTAAGATCCTTGATAAAGCAATGGGGCTAATGCAGAAGTGCAGAATAAATATAATATCTAGTGTACGACTAAAACATGATTTCACTCTCAAGGCTAGAAATTCTCACCTTAATTTTAGAAAAATATAAAGATCTAAACACTTATTTTGGTGAGTCCAGACTATCATGATGCAGCTCGATTTAACATGAAAATTTGTTACAATTGCCGAAGACCAGCTATAATTTAAAACAATAAGCAATAGAGTTACGTTAACAAGTAGAACAAACCTATTTAAAAAAAAGTCAAGCTATGTAACATCTAGCTTCACAGTTCCTTGAGAAATACTGCTAGTTTGATCCTAATATCAAAGTACTTTCACTGATATATTGCTCCATCATCATGACCCATAAgttatactagcaaaagggcccgtgcgttgcaacgggaggaaaTAAATTACATGTCCATGTGTTGTAGGTCAAGTTGAAACAAAAGGTGCCACGAGAAAGACTGTAAAGATAAAATACTGAAGATTTAAGTTGGACGAAAATCTTGTTACAGGAAAAAGAGTTGGACGGAAATCTCTGATAAGTAAACGATTACCTTTTCTCATAGCTAGTAAAGAGAATGCAATACGTACTTGTTCCTGCTTGTACTATGGGTTTTACTTCTTCGTTGCATCTCCTTGCAAATGTCCGCATCGTGCAATAGATGCTTTTCACTGTCGAACTTCTCATCTGAAGCGTcaattccacatcaaaattattGCCCTGATTGTTTCCAAGATTTGATTTATGAATTCAGTCTATAACCGATCAATTATTTTCCAGGCTCATCCGGATCGAGTCCCTCATGTATGGCTGTCTGTAATTATCCTCTACCACGATCGATGTAGTATGGCGAGTGAGCTCCGTCGATCGGCATCGTCTCGTTCAGCTACCCCGCTGCTTTGCTTTGCATGTCATCACTGGCAAACATGTCCAGCTCTTTGCTTGTCATCAACGTCAAGCCGCTGCTTGTCATCAAGATTTTATGTCTAGCTTTTGGCCGCTACACTGGCTGCTTCCATATTCTCTCAAGGCAACGTTTATTATGCTAATCTCGTATCGCCGCTACACTGGCTGCTTCCATATCTCTCAAGGCAACGTTTATTATGCTAATCTTGTATCCCCAGCACCTAGCTAGCCGCCAGCTATATAGGCTAGTCCTGTTTGATGCGTTTTCTCTGTCTGTTTGTTGATTCCCAAGAAAGCTGGTTGATGTTCCAGACAACTTGAGAACGTAAATGAATTGGTGAGAATTAGTTTaaattggcgaggtgggactattcaAACAAAAATATCCACGCATCATCACATCAATATGCTCTCCCTGTTGGCTACTGACTTAGCAAACGACACCTGAGGTTACAGGTTCGATCTCCACCTCAGGCATCATTTTTTGGTGGCTTGCGCGAGAACTGGAAACATGACTTGCGGCCCAGGCCGAGCAAGGTAGCTACGAACCTAG
This window encodes:
- the LOC119292793 gene encoding protein MAIN-LIKE 1-like, translated to MTVTLEDMAMISGLPINGEALTGTTVSANWRDRVGQLTGVFPEPPVEGERDSEKVLHHWLRGERGVVCHPDANVVVVQQHARAYLWYLLTRVVFPDSTGNKAQWIFLDLLSDWDRKYSWGSGALAYLYRQLDEACRRKKGTSGMGGFVWCLQVWMWERMPVGRPEKNKTPPEGWVAHDGRYGEDPWRFPTVAYCWKMANVYTGSSVARYKCYINELDMLTHKQN
- the LOC119293834 gene encoding uncharacterized protein LOC119293834 yields the protein MKWLAGRYRLKLKPGWNRSELEELDRESGYMDFNVQTRDNEGTQLDYAQLHDRVGMELLHCVNEAGVALGEDEGSGSSEKSLRKTMKSFVSRFHKMAAMLSCHGSKAVLTAGASTSRDNRRRRRLVLQQEQQEQQLQEEPEQEEARQDEEEYNQDEEEVLGMSQMDDVPEPSQPTQRTPRSKRGRKK
- the LOC119291305 gene encoding membrane-associated progesterone-binding protein 4-like yields the protein MALGARLLLGLALLAALIAVLLQLYRLRKPRLWTLEELSVYNGTDEGLPILLGILGSVFDVTKGRSHYGPGGGYHHFSGRDASRAFVSGNFTGDGLTDSLQGLSSMEVNSIVDWRKFYVERYIFAGKIVGRYYDSEGNPTKYLKGVEMKAKRGAQLLEKQKREEDKIPSCNSKWSEAEGGEVWCETGYPRLVRRPGDIALTGQVSQRCACFQEGELGRPGLVVYEGCDYHSTSCIVK